The Prevotella melaninogenica genome window below encodes:
- the mnmG gene encoding tRNA uridine-5-carboxymethylaminomethyl(34) synthesis enzyme MnmG, with the protein MKFKYDVLVIGGGHAGCEAATAAANLGANTCLVTMDMNKIGQMSCNPAVGGIAKGQIVREIDALGGYMGLVTDATAIQFHMLNRSKGPAVWSPRAQCDRGKFIWEWRTILDHTDNLDIFQDQADELLVENGKVLGIKTIWGIDIYARTVIITAGTFLNGLMHIGKRKVEGGRCAEPAVHNFTESITRHGIRADRMKTGTPVRIDRRSVHFDEMEPQPGETDYHQFSFYGPHRHLPQLPCWTCNTNEEAHEVLRRGVADSPLFNGQIQSTGPRYCPSIETKLVTFPDKNSHPLFLEPEGVDTNEMYLNGFSSSMPWEVQLEAIHKIPALRDAKIYRPGYAIEYDYFDPTQLKQSLESKVIEGLFFAGQVNGTTGYEEAGGQGLVAGINAALLCAGKDPFVMNRDESYIGVLIDDLTTKGVDEPYRMFTSRAEYRILLRQDDADARLTERAYNIGIAKQDRYDWWMQKKEHINRILDFCNNTSVKPEVVNGFLEHLGTSPIKGATKIVDLVARPQVNFENLSAVIPSLKEAIEASPNRKEEIAEAAEIKLKYKGYIDRERVFAEKMRRLEDIKIKGHFKYSELHDLSTECRQKLEQIQPETLAQASRIPGVSPSDINVLLVLMGR; encoded by the coding sequence ATGAAATTCAAGTATGATGTACTTGTTATCGGCGGTGGACACGCAGGTTGTGAGGCTGCTACAGCAGCTGCCAACTTGGGTGCAAACACTTGTTTGGTAACAATGGATATGAATAAAATCGGTCAGATGAGCTGTAATCCTGCCGTCGGAGGTATAGCCAAAGGTCAGATAGTCAGAGAGATAGACGCTCTTGGAGGCTATATGGGACTGGTTACCGATGCTACAGCGATTCAGTTTCATATGCTGAACCGATCAAAGGGACCTGCTGTTTGGAGTCCACGAGCACAGTGTGACCGTGGTAAATTTATCTGGGAATGGCGCACAATACTCGACCATACGGACAATCTCGACATCTTTCAGGATCAAGCCGACGAGTTGTTGGTAGAGAATGGTAAGGTGTTGGGTATCAAAACGATATGGGGTATTGACATCTATGCACGTACAGTGATTATCACTGCGGGAACCTTCCTCAACGGACTGATGCATATCGGTAAGCGAAAGGTGGAGGGTGGACGATGTGCAGAACCTGCTGTTCACAACTTTACGGAGAGCATTACGCGCCATGGGATTCGTGCTGATCGCATGAAGACGGGTACCCCTGTGCGCATTGACCGACGTTCGGTACACTTTGATGAGATGGAACCACAACCGGGAGAGACCGACTATCATCAGTTCTCTTTCTATGGTCCGCATCGTCATCTACCACAGTTGCCATGCTGGACGTGTAACACGAACGAGGAAGCACATGAGGTGTTGCGACGTGGAGTGGCTGATTCTCCTCTATTCAATGGACAGATTCAGAGTACAGGACCACGCTATTGTCCTTCGATTGAGACGAAACTCGTCACCTTCCCTGACAAGAATAGCCATCCTCTCTTCCTCGAACCAGAGGGTGTTGACACGAATGAGATGTATCTGAATGGCTTCTCTTCAAGTATGCCTTGGGAGGTTCAATTAGAGGCTATACACAAGATTCCAGCCCTACGTGACGCTAAAATCTATCGTCCTGGCTATGCAATCGAGTATGATTACTTTGATCCAACACAGCTAAAACAGTCTTTGGAGTCGAAAGTAATCGAAGGTTTGTTCTTTGCTGGGCAGGTGAACGGTACGACTGGATACGAGGAAGCTGGCGGACAAGGCTTAGTAGCGGGTATTAATGCTGCCCTACTCTGTGCAGGTAAGGATCCTTTTGTGATGAATAGAGACGAGAGTTACATCGGTGTGTTGATTGATGACCTTACTACAAAGGGCGTTGATGAACCTTATCGTATGTTTACTTCGCGTGCAGAATACCGTATTCTCTTACGCCAAGACGATGCAGATGCGCGACTGACGGAGCGTGCTTATAACATAGGTATAGCTAAACAGGACCGTTATGACTGGTGGATGCAAAAGAAGGAGCATATCAATCGTATTCTTGACTTCTGTAACAACACTTCGGTTAAGCCTGAAGTTGTAAACGGTTTCTTGGAGCATTTGGGTACATCTCCTATCAAGGGAGCAACGAAGATAGTTGACCTTGTAGCACGTCCACAGGTCAACTTCGAGAACCTTTCGGCTGTTATTCCAAGCCTTAAAGAGGCTATCGAGGCTTCGCCTAACCGTAAAGAAGAGATTGCTGAGGCTGCTGAAATCAAGCTAAAGTACAAAGGCTATATCGATCGTGAGCGTGTATTTGCTGAGAAAATGCGTCGTCTTGAAGACATTAAAATCAAAGGACACTTCAAGTATAGTGAACTACACGACCTCTCTACAGAGTGCCGACAGAAGTTAGAACAGATTCAACCGGAGACGCTCGCGCAAGCAAGTCGTATTCCAGGAGTGAGCCCAAGCGACATTAATGTGCTGCTTGTCCTCATGGGAAGATAA
- a CDS encoding adenine phosphoribosyltransferase, with amino-acid sequence MNKKLLLDNLRCIPDWPIKGVNFRDVTTLFKSPEALQEITDEMVDLYKGKGVTKIVGIESRGFVMSSAVATRLGAGIVLCRKPGKLPCETIQESYQKEYGIDTIEIHKDAINENDVVLLHDDLLATGGTMKAACDLVKKFNPKKVYCNFIIELHSEFPNSRDQFDKDIEITSLLQF; translated from the coding sequence ATGAATAAAAAACTATTATTAGACAACCTGAGATGTATCCCGGATTGGCCTATTAAGGGTGTTAACTTTCGTGATGTGACTACCCTATTCAAGTCACCTGAAGCTCTTCAGGAAATTACTGATGAGATGGTTGATCTCTACAAAGGTAAGGGTGTAACCAAGATTGTGGGTATCGAGAGTCGTGGCTTCGTCATGTCTTCTGCCGTTGCCACCCGTTTGGGTGCTGGTATCGTACTTTGCCGTAAGCCTGGTAAGCTTCCTTGTGAGACCATTCAGGAAAGTTATCAGAAGGAATATGGTATAGACACCATCGAGATTCATAAGGATGCTATCAACGAAAATGACGTTGTTTTGCTCCATGATGACCTCCTTGCAACTGGTGGAACGATGAAGGCTGCATGTGACCTTGTTAAGAAGTTTAATCCTAAAAAGGTGTATTGCAACTTCATTATCGAACTCCATTCGGAATTTCCTAACAGTCGTGACCAGTTCGATAAGGATATTGAAATTACTTCTTTACTCCAATTCTAA